The Chitiniphilus purpureus sequence GCATCTTGTGGCTGCCGCCCTGTCCTGCCTGCGTTTCGCGCTGCCAGCCAGAACCGCTGTGCCGGGTTTGGTCGGCCGCTTGACGCCGCAGCCAGGCCGACGGGTCTATTCTTCGGGGTCGCGATGCGCTGCGCCGGGGAGCCGGGCCATGTGGCCGTCGAGCGCCGCGGCCCCCGGACCCATGGGATCGATCAGTTGCGGACCGGGCCCATGCGCGGCCAGCTCATCGTGCGGATTGCGCAGCGGGCAGGCCTGCATCGACAGGCAGCCGCAGCCGATGCACCCCGTCAATGTGTCGCGCAGACGCGTCAACTGAGCGATACGCTCGTCCAGCGCCGCTTGCCAGTGCGCCGACAGCCGCGCCCAGTCCTTCGGGGTCGGCGTGCGCTCCTGTGGCAGCGACTGCAGTGCCGACTGGATCTCCGTGAGGCCGATGCCCAGACGCTGCGCCACCTTGATGATGGCCACGCGCCGCAACATCTCGCGTGCATAGCGGCGCTGGTTGCCGCTGCTGCGTGTGCTGTGGATCAAGCCCTTGGCTTCGTAGAAGCGCAGCGCCGAGACCGCGACGCCGCTGCGGGCGGCCAGTTCGCCCACCGTCAGCCACTGCACCTTTGCGGACGAACTGAATTTGTTCATACGGTGGTTCCGCTTGACCTCAAGTTAACTTCAGCTTTTACCCTGTCGCTGACTGATGCACAACCAGGGAGACCCCACCGTGATGCAACCCTTGAACGTGGCACTGATCTACGGCAGCGCGCGCAGCGGGCGCTTTTGCGACGTGATCGCCAACTGGGTCGGCGCGCATGTCGCCGGTGCGCCGGATCTGGCGCTGCTGCCCATCGATCCGGCCGCTGCCTGGCGCACGGCCGACGAGGCCGCCCTCGTGCAGCTGCGGCAGCAGTTGGCCCGGGCCGATGCCTTCATCGTAGTCACCCCCGAGTACAACCATGGCTATCCGGCGCCGCTCAAATGGCTGATCGACGCGGGCTACGCCGAGTGGCACGCCAAGCCGGTCGGCTTTGTCTGCTACGGCGGGGTATCGGGGGGACTGCGCGCGGTGGAGCAGCTGCGCCAGGTGTTTGCCGAACTGCATGCGGTGACGCTGCGCGACACCGTCAGCTTCGCGCATCCGCAGGATCGGTTCGGTGCCGATGGCGTGCTGCCTGCGCCGGAGGCGCGGCGCGCCGAACGCTCGCTGGCGCGGATGCTGGCGCAGCTGCGCTGGTGGGGCGGCATGCTGCGCGCTGCCCGTGCGGCAGTGCCTTACCAGCAGGTGCTGGCCTGAGCGCCGCCATCCCGCCGGACCACCCGTTTCACTGATGCCATTGACCACGGAGCCTTCATGCCATCGCCCCAGCTTGCTTCCCTGTTCACGCTCCAGGTCGAATTCCAGGTCGATCCATCACGCCAGCACGCGTTGCTGCATGCCCTCGCCGACGAGGTGGCGCGCCAGTGCCAGGGCCAGTCGGGCTTTGTCAGTGCCCGCTTCTACGCCAGCGAGGATGGCGACCGGGTGATCAACCGTACCCAGTGGCTGACCCGCGAATCGTGGGAAGCCACGTTCGGCGCGGCGCAGGCGCAGGCGGCGCTGGACGCGGTGCTGGGCTGCCATGGCGCACGCGCCGTCGGTCTTGACACCTTGCGTGTGGTGCGCGAGGTGGCGCCGGCCTGAGGCAGGCCGGCTGGCAGGGCGTGCGCTATCCGGCCGGTTTGCTGGTCTTGGCCGCGAGCTTGTCCAGCGCGTCGGGGACGAAGCGTTCGGAAAACCCGGCGATGAACGACAGCAGCACGATGCCGGGCAAGGGATTGGCGCCCGGATTGGGGATTTCGCCCGAGATCAGTCCGCTGCGGGAGAGGTAGAGCATCACGATGGCCGAGATCATGCCGACGATCTGCGCGGTAAAGAGGCCCACCCTGCCTGCGCTCAGGCTGCTGATCGATTGGTAGGGCACGAACCTGGGCATGGCGGTCTGGCTGTTCTTTTCCTCATCCATCCTGGCGCGTCGACAGATGCTGATGTAGGCCCCCAGCAGGCCGAAGATGGATGCCACGGCGATCTGGTCCAGGTGAAAGCGGCCCGGATCGAAATGGTCCTTGGCCGCCAGATACAACCAACCGACGGATTCGAGCAGCAGCAGCGTGGTCAGCAGCACGAAAAGGCGCATCGAATTGAGATGCTGGTCCAATGCCACCGCCTTGCGGAACACCCATTGCGATTCCTTTTGAAAGGCGATGGCCTGGGCCAGCAGCGTCTCGGGCGTGCCCTTGCGGATCTCCTCGTCGACCTGGATCAGCAGGGCGTTGTCCTTGGTCAGGTTCTGGTTCTTGAATTTGGCGGCAAGGACCTGCGTCCTGACCTGCAATTCCTCCCGGCCCATCAATTTCAGCGCCAGCATTTCCATCTCGAACAGCGAGCGCCACGAGGCCCGGCACGACAGCAGGGTATCGATGCGTTCCTGGGTCGCCGGATCGAGGTGGCGGGCGCTGTCCCTGGATAGCCGCTGCAGATCGGCCAGCACCTGCTCCAAATAGGAGCGCGCGTAAAGCTGTACCGTTCTTTCCTCGCGGTAGGCGAGGACCTTGCGTTTGCAGCGGATCAGATAGCGGTAAAGGCCGAGCATGGGAACCTCCCCGGTGGTGCGCGCCGCACAGGTCAGGATGGCGTGTCGACGGCTGCGGCGGGCTTGCGCAGGCTGCAGGAGCCGCACCGGGATCCCGCCGCAGGGCAGGGGCCGGAGCGTGTTTGAAGCCGCGGACAGCACCCGGCGCCGCAGTCCTGGCAAGCAGCGCGGCATGTGCTCAGCCGCCACGCATCGGGCTTCCTGCGACCGCCCGGCGCAGCGGCGGTACGGCAATTGTGCGGTGCGGCCAGCCGGGTTCTGTCGGCGGCTCTTATTGATATGACATGGTCCCGGGCGGGGCAACCGGGTTTGCGGTGGCGCCCCCCGGCTGGCGACCGGCGGGCGCACGGCGCGCTGGCGGCCTGCCGCCCCGCCAGCATCCTGGCGGCCCAGCAGGCTACCGTCGCTTCGGATGCGGTGGCGTGGCCCGGCTGGCACGAAGTTGGCTTTGCTGTCCTTTCACTTCACCACGGCAGGACCGCGATGCAACCACGCCTGGGCTATCACGCCTCACACGAGCAGTTCTCGCCCGGCGCGCTGCTGGGCTATCTCAAGGCCGCGCAGCAGGCCGGGTTCGACTGCGGCATGTGCTCGGACCATTTCCACCCCTGGGGTGAGGCGCAGGGGCAGAGCGGCTTTGCCTGGTCCTGGCTGGGTGCCGCACTGCAGGCCACCGATCTGCCGCTGGGGGTGGTCAACGCCCCGGCGTTCCGCTATCACCCGGCATTGATCGCGCAGGCCGCCGCCACACTGGCGCAGATGTATCCCGGGCGTTTCTGGCTGGCGGTGGGCAGTGGCGAGGCGATCAACGAGGCCATCCTGGGGCAGCGCTGGCCGGACAAGGCCGAGCGCAATGCGCGCCTGCTGGAGGCGGTCCAGCTGATCCGTGCGCTGTGGGCAGGCGAGCAGGTGACCCATCACGGCCTGCTGCAGCTGGTGCGGGCACGGCTCTATACGCTGCCGGCGCAGCCACCGGCATTGTTCGCAGCCGCCTTGTCCCCGCAGACCGCACGCTGGGCGGGCGCCTGGGCGGACGGGTTGATCACTGTTTCCGCACACACCGAGACGCTGCGCGCCATTGTCGAGGCGTTCCGCGAGGGCGGCGGCGAGGGCAAGCCGCTCTATCTGCAGGTGAAGCTTTCCTACGCGGCGACCGATGAGGCGGCGCTGGCCGGGGCGCATGTGCAGTGGCGCACCAATGTGTTCGCCGCCGAGCTGGCCGAGGATGTGGCGAGCCCGGCGGCGTTCGATGCGATGGCGCGTTATGTGACGCCAGCGGATGTGGCCCGCCACGTACGGGTGTCCAGCGATCCGGCCCGGCATGCGCACTGGCTGCAGCAGGATCTCGCGCTGGGGTTCGATGCGCTGCTGCTGCACAACGTCAACGGCGAACAGGCGCGCTTCATCGAGACCTTCGGCGCCAAGGTGCTGCCGCAGCTGCGTCAGGCCGGGGCGAACAGCCCGCCCACGCGGAACCAGTGATAGCCGTACGGCGCCAGCGACAGCGTCAGCCGGCCATCGGTGTCCGCATGCCGGATGGTGCGTGTGAACAGCTCGTAGCACGGCTGACCGCATAACGCTGGGTGCCGCAGTGTGAACTGCCTGGGCATGCGCGCAAGGTTGTGCACGCAGACGATGCGGCCTTGGCCAAGGTGGATGGTCTCGGCGAGCACTGCCGGATCGTCGCTGTCCAGCCAGGCGTGCCCGCCCTGGCCCAGCTCCGGGCAGGCGCGGCGGATCGCGATCAGCTGCTGCATCCAATTCAACTGCGAATTGGGCGTCTGCCACTGCTGCACCACGTTGACCTTGGCAAAGGCAAAGGCGCCATCACGCACCACGTCGCGATACAGCGCCTGCGGCGCGGCACTCGAGAAGCCGCCATTGGCGTCGTCCGACCATTGCATCGGCGTGCGCACCGGGTAGCGGCCCGGCAGTGCCAGGTTCTCGCCCATGCCGATCTCGTCGCCATAGAACAACAGCGGCGAGCCGCAGCGGCTGAACAGCAGGCTGAACGCCAGCCGGATGCGGTCGGGATCGCCATCCAGCATCGGTGCGAGGCGCCGGCGCAGCCCGCGG is a genomic window containing:
- a CDS encoding antibiotic biosynthesis monooxygenase encodes the protein MPSPQLASLFTLQVEFQVDPSRQHALLHALADEVARQCQGQSGFVSARFYASEDGDRVINRTQWLTRESWEATFGAAQAQAALDAVLGCHGARAVGLDTLRVVREVAPA
- a CDS encoding NADPH-dependent FMN reductase; amino-acid sequence: MQPLNVALIYGSARSGRFCDVIANWVGAHVAGAPDLALLPIDPAAAWRTADEAALVQLRQQLARADAFIVVTPEYNHGYPAPLKWLIDAGYAEWHAKPVGFVCYGGVSGGLRAVEQLRQVFAELHAVTLRDTVSFAHPQDRFGADGVLPAPEARRAERSLARMLAQLRWWGGMLRAARAAVPYQQVLA
- a CDS encoding TIGR03885 family FMN-dependent LLM class oxidoreductase, producing the protein MQPRLGYHASHEQFSPGALLGYLKAAQQAGFDCGMCSDHFHPWGEAQGQSGFAWSWLGAALQATDLPLGVVNAPAFRYHPALIAQAAATLAQMYPGRFWLAVGSGEAINEAILGQRWPDKAERNARLLEAVQLIRALWAGEQVTHHGLLQLVRARLYTLPAQPPALFAAALSPQTARWAGAWADGLITVSAHTETLRAIVEAFREGGGEGKPLYLQVKLSYAATDEAALAGAHVQWRTNVFAAELAEDVASPAAFDAMARYVTPADVARHVRVSSDPARHAHWLQQDLALGFDALLLHNVNGEQARFIETFGAKVLPQLRQAGANSPPTRNQ
- the soxR gene encoding redox-sensitive transcriptional activator SoxR; protein product: MNKFSSSAKVQWLTVGELAARSGVAVSALRFYEAKGLIHSTRSSGNQRRYAREMLRRVAIIKVAQRLGIGLTEIQSALQSLPQERTPTPKDWARLSAHWQAALDERIAQLTRLRDTLTGCIGCGCLSMQACPLRNPHDELAAHGPGPQLIDPMGPGAAALDGHMARLPGAAHRDPEE